In Bacillus sp. NP247, one DNA window encodes the following:
- a CDS encoding class I SAM-dependent methyltransferase, which produces MGMELILREWMGKEKDHSISYSTYMNLVLYAEEHGYYMREREKIGRQGDFFTSSNVSSVFAKTFAKFFIRLVEKGEVSPNICEIGGGTGKFAYDVLQEWKQLSPETFINLNYSIIEVSPFHRRLQKESLCLFDNVSYYTSYIEMGESFEGIIFSNELFDAFPVEIVEKRNGILYEVRITYTDEGNLTEVFRPIEKRIGRYLLKYNIHIAEGQRFEVPIAMEEYIEEITTWFQKGICITVDYGYTKEEWMHPAHHEGSLRGYYKHKLIRNPLAYPGEMDLTTHVHWDELKMNFELQGINTIWHRKQSEFLLAAGILDQLASHQDTNPFSETQKLNRAVRSMILNGGLGNAFDVVIHTKDMKNLLLNQYLTI; this is translated from the coding sequence ATGGGGATGGAGCTCATTTTAAGAGAATGGATGGGAAAAGAAAAGGATCATTCGATTTCATATAGTACGTATATGAACCTCGTATTATATGCAGAGGAACATGGGTATTATATGAGAGAACGTGAAAAAATTGGAAGACAGGGAGATTTTTTTACGAGTAGCAATGTATCTTCTGTATTTGCGAAGACTTTTGCTAAGTTTTTTATTCGGCTTGTTGAAAAGGGAGAAGTTTCTCCAAATATTTGTGAGATTGGTGGGGGAACAGGAAAGTTTGCCTATGATGTTTTACAAGAATGGAAACAATTATCTCCGGAAACCTTTATCAATTTAAACTATTCAATTATTGAAGTGAGCCCTTTTCATAGAAGGCTACAAAAGGAGAGTCTTTGCTTATTTGATAATGTGTCGTATTATACATCTTATATTGAAATGGGAGAGTCTTTCGAAGGAATTATTTTTTCGAATGAATTATTTGATGCGTTTCCTGTTGAAATAGTTGAGAAAAGAAATGGAATTTTGTATGAAGTACGTATCACGTATACAGATGAGGGGAACCTTACAGAAGTATTTAGACCGATAGAGAAAAGAATCGGTCGTTACTTATTGAAATATAACATTCACATTGCTGAGGGGCAGCGCTTTGAAGTGCCTATTGCAATGGAAGAGTATATAGAAGAGATTACGACATGGTTTCAGAAAGGTATATGTATTACAGTTGATTATGGATATACAAAAGAAGAATGGATGCATCCTGCACATCATGAAGGAAGTTTAAGAGGATATTATAAGCACAAGCTAATTCGTAATCCGCTTGCATATCCAGGAGAAATGGACCTTACTACGCATGTTCATTGGGATGAGTTGAAGATGAATTTTGAGCTACAAGGAATTAATACGATATGGCATAGGAAGCAATCAGAGTTTTTGTTAGCAGCAGGAATATTAGATCAGCTTGCTAGCCATCAAGATACCAATCCTTTTTCTGAAACTCAAAAACTAAATCGAGCAGTTCGTTCTATGATTTTGAACGGAGGATTAGGTAATGCTTTCGATGTTGTTATACACACGAAAGATATGAAGAATTTACTTTTGAATCAATATTTAACAATATGA
- a CDS encoding MBL fold metallo-hydrolase, with the protein MKWIQMPLGPLQTNAYILTNDQNECIIFDPGHEGEKLVTYLQEAQLKPLAVLLTHAHFDHIGAVDAVRDAFHIPVYVHKEEADWLGDATVNGSQIFMMNRSITAKPADHIIDEEGTLTIDSFSFEIFETPGHSPGSISYYSKEANAVFSGDVLFQMSIGRTDLPGGSFAELIGSIEEKLFVLPDETAVLCGHGPETSIGFEKENNPFLQ; encoded by the coding sequence ATGAAATGGATACAAATGCCGTTAGGCCCATTACAAACAAATGCTTATATTTTAACGAATGATCAAAATGAGTGTATTATCTTTGATCCTGGCCATGAAGGAGAGAAACTTGTTACATATTTACAAGAAGCACAGTTAAAACCACTTGCGGTTTTATTAACACATGCTCATTTCGATCATATCGGTGCTGTTGATGCGGTGAGAGACGCTTTTCATATTCCTGTATACGTACATAAAGAAGAAGCGGATTGGTTAGGCGATGCAACTGTGAATGGCTCGCAAATTTTTATGATGAACCGCAGTATTACAGCGAAACCAGCAGATCATATTATTGACGAAGAGGGTACATTAACGATTGATTCTTTTAGTTTTGAAATTTTTGAGACACCAGGGCATTCTCCAGGAAGTATTTCTTATTATAGTAAAGAAGCGAATGCTGTATTTTCTGGAGATGTATTGTTCCAAATGAGTATTGGAAGAACGGATTTACCTGGTGGAAGTTTTGCTGAATTAATTGGAAGTATTGAAGAGAAATTATTTGTATTACCAGATGAAACAGCGGTGCTATGTGGACACGGTCCAGAAACAAGCATTGGTTTTGAAAAAGAAAACAATCCATTTTTACAATAA
- a CDS encoding DUF2759 domain-containing protein, whose protein sequence is MGLVIIFTLVTLLAVFATLRTLREKNLFAGGFAIATVLVFGWFTIMTVLYNGYPPTA, encoded by the coding sequence ATGGGCCTTGTTATTATTTTTACGCTAGTCACTCTGTTAGCTGTATTTGCTACGCTTAGAACACTTCGCGAAAAAAACTTATTCGCGGGCGGCTTCGCTATTGCAACCGTACTTGTTTTCGGATGGTTTACAATCATGACCGTTCTATATAATGGGTACCCACCAACAGCTTAA
- the glcK gene encoding glucokinase produces MEEKWLVGVDLGGTTIKLAFINVYGEILHKWEIPTNTNEQGKHITLDVAKAIDKRLEELGELKSKLIGIGMGAPGPVHVASGMIYEAVNLGWKNYPLKDLLEVETGLPVVIDNDANLAALGEMWKGAGEGAKDLICMTLGTGVGGGVIANGEIVHGISGAAGEIGHITVVTENAFPCNCGKSGCLETVASATGIVRVAMQKIQETDKESVLRSMLAEEGLITSKNVFEALGQGDELAGEVVEKVASYLGLAVANLASTLNPEKIVIGGGVSKAGDALLEPIQRYFEQYAFSRAVKSTKLAIAILGNDAGVIGGAWLVKKHKYEAKMI; encoded by the coding sequence ATGGAAGAGAAATGGTTAGTTGGTGTTGACCTTGGTGGTACAACGATTAAATTAGCATTTATTAATGTGTACGGTGAAATTTTACATAAGTGGGAAATCCCTACGAATACAAATGAACAAGGAAAACATATTACACTTGATGTAGCGAAAGCTATTGATAAAAGGTTAGAAGAATTAGGTGAATTAAAAAGCAAGCTAATTGGTATTGGTATGGGAGCTCCTGGTCCTGTACATGTGGCATCTGGAATGATTTATGAAGCGGTTAATTTAGGATGGAAAAACTATCCTTTAAAAGATTTACTAGAAGTAGAAACGGGATTACCTGTTGTTATTGATAATGATGCAAACTTAGCAGCGCTTGGTGAAATGTGGAAAGGTGCTGGTGAAGGAGCAAAAGATTTAATTTGTATGACACTTGGCACTGGTGTTGGTGGTGGTGTTATCGCCAATGGTGAGATTGTACATGGTATAAGCGGTGCTGCTGGTGAGATTGGACATATTACAGTTGTTACAGAGAACGCTTTTCCATGTAATTGCGGGAAGTCGGGTTGCTTAGAAACGGTGGCCTCTGCAACAGGTATTGTGCGTGTTGCTATGCAAAAAATACAAGAGACAGATAAAGAAAGTGTTTTACGTTCTATGTTAGCAGAAGAAGGGCTTATTACATCAAAAAATGTGTTTGAAGCGCTTGGACAAGGTGACGAACTAGCAGGTGAAGTAGTGGAAAAAGTAGCTTCTTATTTAGGCTTAGCTGTAGCGAACCTTGCTAGTACGTTGAACCCAGAGAAAATCGTAATTGGTGGTGGCGTATCTAAAGCTGGGGATGCACTATTAGAGCCAATCCAACGTTATTTCGAGCAATATGCTTTCTCTCGTGCTGTAAAGAGCACAAAGTTAGCAATTGCAATACTTGGTAATGATGCAGGTGTAATTGGAGGAGCGTGGCTTGTAAAAAAGCACAAATACGAGGCGAAGATGATATAA
- a CDS encoding YqgQ family protein — translation MVSIYDIQQLLKKFGTIIYTGDRIADLQLMQDELRELNQSQLIDPQDYQTALFLLKQEIQKELNKN, via the coding sequence ATGGTATCTATTTATGATATTCAGCAATTGCTAAAGAAATTTGGTACGATTATTTATACGGGTGATCGAATTGCAGATTTACAATTAATGCAAGATGAATTGCGTGAATTAAATCAATCACAGCTAATCGATCCACAAGACTATCAAACAGCTTTATTTTTATTGAAGCAAGAAATTCAAAAAGAGCTAAATAAGAATTAG
- a CDS encoding 5-formyltetrahydrofolate cyclo-ligase gives MREEKLRLRKQIIEHMNSLSEERYTTLSEQIAASLYAQKEWVEAKTIGITLSMENEVNTYPIIEKAWEEGKKVVVPKCNKGTRTMSFRKISNFNQLETVYMNLREPIPALTEEVNADEIDLQIVPGVAYTERGERIGYGGGYYDRYLVHYKGKALSLAYSFQMVEHIPVEPFDKNVEKIITEKGTMVKNGLV, from the coding sequence GTGAGAGAAGAGAAACTACGTTTACGTAAACAAATAATAGAACACATGAATTCTTTATCAGAAGAACGGTATACAACTTTATCAGAGCAAATTGCAGCTTCGTTGTATGCGCAAAAAGAGTGGGTTGAAGCTAAAACAATTGGAATCACCCTCTCAATGGAAAATGAAGTGAATACATATCCTATTATCGAAAAAGCTTGGGAAGAAGGAAAGAAAGTTGTCGTTCCGAAGTGTAATAAAGGAACACGAACGATGTCTTTCCGGAAAATTAGTAATTTTAATCAATTAGAAACAGTGTATATGAATTTACGTGAACCAATTCCAGCGCTTACGGAAGAAGTGAATGCAGATGAAATTGATCTTCAAATCGTGCCAGGCGTAGCTTATACAGAGCGAGGAGAACGGATTGGATATGGCGGTGGCTATTATGATCGTTATCTCGTGCATTATAAAGGGAAAGCGCTATCATTAGCTTATAGTTTTCAAATGGTAGAACATATTCCAGTAGAGCCATTTGATAAAAATGTAGAAAAAATTATTACAGAAAAAGGAACAATGGTTAAAAATGGGCTTGTATAG
- the rpmG gene encoding 50S ribosomal protein L33, whose protein sequence is MRVNITLACTECGDRNYISKKNKRNNAERIELKKYCKRDKKSTLHRETK, encoded by the coding sequence ATGCGTGTGAATATTACTCTAGCATGTACAGAATGCGGAGATCGTAACTATATCTCAAAGAAAAACAAACGTAACAACGCTGAGCGTATCGAGCTTAAAAAGTATTGCAAGCGTGACAAGAAGTCTACGTTACACCGTGAAACAAAGTAA
- a CDS encoding sugar phosphate nucleotidyltransferase, giving the protein MKGVILAGGKGRRLRPLTCNTPKPMLPLLEKPVLEYNIELLRQHGIREIAITVQYMSTAIKQYFGDGSKWGVNLYYFEDSPPLGTAGSIKQAESFLDETFVVISGDALTDFQLSEGIAFHEQKKRMVTMFAKEVENPLSFGLVVMNKEQEIIRYIEKPSWNEVVSNIVNTGIYIMEPEIFSYIPSMGFSDFSHDVFPLLANENALFAYLSEDYWLDIGTLDQYRQAQFDLLTKKLKVPIPYTEILPMVWMGEGVTIGKGTKIHGPSFIGEGAMIGAGAIIEPYSIIGKNSIVSSYSHLQKSIIFANAHIGKNCELLETTIGDHTMVEDDVTLFQKSIVADHCHIGKSTVIKQKGKIWPYKEIDSHSIVGSAGVKESEKSAGWLQKSRIVGRGNVEITPQFIVKVAMAYGSLFAKGESILIGSQENIETTSFKNLFLHAIHGSGIHTMECKEMNESLFQYAIHNLQCAGGVFVQVESERGIVIQLYGKEGSFLTYKQQKAIEQVYMSESFYYACEKEMGRNKLVHVSVNNYVEAVLERIDIETIQKQKFHLLINKRNDMLQHLLMIFLQRLGCTVTWIYAGEQKHHVKALMKSSKANMALMFSEQGNYFELYDNHSNIYQGTDFEEVDIPDLLLESAGNIYPMSLKLGECYLLFYTQDEKKSFQARWKRDILYRIGKLFELIALQGKTFLSIVEQSPPLYLLCDEVVCSWNEKGKVMRKLLADMERKEEGIFEGVQFKYTEKEWSYIVSDTKQPKFLVYSHARNPVIARENMKNLIEKIRQYQKV; this is encoded by the coding sequence ATGAAGGGGGTTATTTTAGCTGGAGGAAAAGGGAGACGTCTTAGACCATTAACATGTAATACTCCAAAACCGATGTTACCATTGTTAGAAAAACCAGTTCTTGAATATAATATTGAATTATTACGTCAGCATGGTATTCGTGAAATTGCAATTACAGTTCAATATATGAGTACTGCCATTAAGCAATACTTTGGTGATGGTAGTAAGTGGGGAGTTAACTTGTATTATTTTGAAGATTCTCCTCCGCTTGGAACAGCAGGGAGCATTAAGCAAGCGGAAAGTTTTTTAGATGAAACATTTGTTGTTATTAGTGGGGATGCATTAACTGACTTTCAATTATCAGAAGGAATTGCATTTCATGAACAGAAGAAGAGAATGGTAACGATGTTTGCGAAAGAAGTAGAAAATCCACTCTCATTTGGGTTAGTTGTAATGAATAAAGAACAAGAAATTATACGATATATAGAAAAACCGAGCTGGAATGAGGTAGTTTCTAATATTGTGAATACAGGTATTTATATAATGGAGCCAGAAATCTTTTCTTACATACCATCCATGGGATTTTCGGATTTCAGTCATGATGTGTTTCCGTTATTGGCAAATGAAAATGCTTTATTTGCATATTTATCAGAAGACTATTGGCTAGATATTGGTACACTTGATCAATATAGGCAGGCTCAATTTGATTTGTTGACGAAAAAATTGAAGGTGCCTATTCCATATACAGAAATATTACCAATGGTGTGGATGGGAGAAGGCGTAACGATAGGAAAAGGGACGAAAATTCATGGCCCTTCTTTTATTGGAGAAGGGGCAATGATTGGTGCGGGGGCTATAATTGAACCGTACTCTATTATTGGGAAAAATAGTATCGTTTCAAGCTATTCTCATCTTCAAAAAAGCATCATTTTTGCAAACGCTCATATAGGAAAAAATTGTGAGTTGTTAGAAACAACAATAGGAGATCATACAATGGTCGAAGATGATGTTACACTTTTTCAAAAAAGTATTGTAGCGGACCATTGTCATATAGGGAAAAGTACAGTAATTAAGCAAAAAGGAAAAATATGGCCATATAAGGAGATAGATAGTCATTCGATAGTAGGTTCTGCCGGTGTTAAAGAGAGTGAAAAGAGTGCAGGGTGGTTACAAAAAAGCCGGATTGTAGGAAGGGGTAATGTTGAAATTACTCCTCAATTTATTGTGAAAGTTGCAATGGCTTATGGATCTCTTTTTGCTAAAGGAGAGAGTATATTGATTGGAAGTCAGGAAAATATAGAAACAACTTCCTTTAAAAATTTATTCCTCCATGCCATTCATGGCAGCGGGATTCATACGATGGAATGTAAAGAAATGAATGAGTCGCTTTTTCAGTATGCCATTCATAATTTGCAATGTGCAGGTGGAGTTTTCGTTCAAGTGGAAAGCGAAAGAGGGATTGTTATACAATTGTATGGTAAGGAGGGCTCATTTTTAACGTATAAGCAGCAAAAAGCGATAGAACAAGTATATATGTCTGAGTCGTTTTATTACGCTTGTGAGAAAGAAATGGGACGAAATAAGCTAGTTCACGTTTCTGTAAATAATTATGTAGAAGCTGTGTTAGAGCGTATTGATATTGAAACGATACAAAAACAGAAGTTTCATCTTCTTATTAATAAGAGAAATGATATGTTACAACATTTACTTATGATTTTTTTGCAAAGGCTCGGATGCACAGTTACATGGATTTATGCGGGCGAACAAAAGCATCATGTGAAAGCCTTGATGAAATCAAGTAAAGCAAATATGGCACTTATGTTTTCAGAGCAAGGAAATTATTTCGAGTTATATGATAATCATAGTAATATTTACCAGGGAACAGATTTTGAAGAGGTAGATATTCCAGATTTATTACTTGAATCGGCAGGAAATATTTACCCGATGTCTTTGAAATTAGGAGAATGTTACCTTCTATTTTATACGCAGGATGAAAAAAAGTCGTTTCAAGCGAGATGGAAGCGAGATATTTTATATCGAATTGGAAAATTATTCGAGCTAATAGCATTGCAGGGAAAAACATTTCTCAGCATAGTAGAGCAATCACCTCCGCTCTATCTACTTTGTGATGAAGTTGTATGTTCATGGAATGAAAAAGGGAAAGTAATGAGGAAATTATTGGCTGATATGGAAAGAAAGGAAGAAGGTATATTTGAAGGAGTACAGTTCAAATATACCGAAAAAGAGTGGTCTTATATCGTTTCTGACACAAAACAACCGAAATTTTTAGTGTATTCGCATGCTAGAAACCCAGTAATAGCAAGGGAAAACATGAAAAATCTTATAGAAAAAATTAGACAATATCAAAAGGTGTAG
- the phoU gene encoding phosphate signaling complex protein PhoU yields the protein MVREQFQCDLKTLQQKVIELGELAREALLIAMEGLHNRDVEKALEVIDGDYRMDNLEEEINDLALMLITKQQPVASDLRRIFISIKTATDLERIADHAVNIAKSTIRLGEKEVVVSLRNLEEMFEIAHKMLNLALEAYEQENLTFAKQIAEMDDSVDEIYGKAIREFISSVPGQPEAITQITQLSFVARYIERVADHVTNIAENVFYLVKGKHYLLNE from the coding sequence ATGGTAAGAGAACAGTTTCAATGTGATTTAAAAACGTTACAGCAAAAGGTGATCGAGCTTGGTGAGTTAGCAAGGGAAGCTTTATTGATTGCTATGGAAGGTCTTCACAACAGGGATGTAGAGAAAGCGTTAGAAGTCATTGATGGGGATTATCGCATGGATAATTTAGAAGAGGAAATAAATGACCTTGCGCTTATGCTTATTACAAAGCAGCAGCCTGTAGCAAGTGATTTAAGAAGGATTTTCATTTCAATTAAAACAGCGACAGATTTAGAACGTATTGCAGACCATGCTGTTAATATTGCGAAATCAACAATTCGTCTTGGTGAAAAAGAAGTGGTCGTTAGCTTGCGTAATCTTGAGGAAATGTTTGAGATTGCTCATAAGATGTTAAATTTAGCATTAGAAGCATATGAGCAAGAAAATTTAACTTTTGCTAAACAAATTGCTGAAATGGATGATTCAGTTGATGAAATTTATGGGAAAGCGATTCGTGAATTTATTTCCTCTGTCCCTGGACAACCAGAAGCGATTACACAAATTACACAGCTATCCTTTGTTGCAAGATATATTGAGCGTGTAGCAGACCATGTTACAAATATTGCTGAGAATGTATTTTATTTAGTAAAAGGAAAGCATTATTTATTGAATGAGTAG
- the pstB gene encoding phosphate ABC transporter ATP-binding protein, with translation MVATVVNVQVKNEKKIETAPKKVVFDTKNLNLWYGEDHALKDINLSIHENEVTAIIGPSGCGKSTYLKTLNRMVELVPIVRTTGVIEYRERNIFEKSYPVEELRTHVGMVFQKPNPFPKSIYENVAYGPKIHGVRDKKTLDEIVEKSLRGAAIWDELKDRLHDNAYGLSGGQQQRLCIARCLAIEPDVILMDEPTSALDPISTSKVEELIQELKKDFSIVIVTHNMQQAARISDKTAFFLSGEVVEYTDTNKLFTTPTDKRTEDYITGRFG, from the coding sequence ATGGTAGCAACAGTAGTAAATGTACAGGTGAAAAACGAGAAAAAGATTGAGACAGCACCAAAAAAAGTGGTATTTGATACGAAAAATTTAAATTTATGGTACGGAGAAGACCACGCTTTAAAAGATATCAACTTAAGTATCCATGAGAATGAAGTAACAGCGATTATCGGTCCAAGTGGTTGTGGTAAATCAACGTACTTAAAAACACTAAATCGTATGGTAGAGTTAGTGCCTATCGTTCGAACTACGGGCGTTATCGAATATAGAGAACGAAACATATTCGAAAAGTCATATCCGGTTGAAGAATTACGTACGCATGTGGGTATGGTATTCCAAAAGCCAAATCCATTCCCAAAATCTATTTATGAAAATGTAGCATATGGCCCGAAAATCCATGGTGTTCGTGACAAAAAAACACTTGATGAAATCGTTGAAAAGAGCTTGCGCGGAGCAGCGATTTGGGATGAGTTAAAAGATCGTTTGCACGATAATGCATATGGTTTATCAGGTGGGCAGCAACAGCGCCTATGTATTGCACGCTGCTTAGCGATTGAGCCAGACGTAATTTTAATGGATGAACCAACATCGGCGCTAGATCCAATTTCAACATCAAAAGTAGAAGAGCTAATTCAGGAGTTAAAGAAAGACTTTAGTATTGTTATCGTGACGCACAACATGCAACAAGCAGCACGTATTTCAGATAAAACTGCTTTCTTCTTAAGTGGAGAAGTTGTGGAATATACAGATACGAACAAATTATTTACAACACCTACAGATAAGCGTACAGAAGACTACATTACAGGAAGATTTGGTTGA
- the pstA gene encoding phosphate ABC transporter permease PstA: MRMLNHKKIQENMASRFLKDRIYKCLFYIAILFSVVILFILLFQIFEKGISYLSIDFFTNFASRNPREAGIVAALSGTILFMSIVIPVSFIFGVGTALYLEHYAKESVFKKLIELNNQTLAGVPSVVFGLLGLTIFVYALHLGESIMAAALTMSLLVLPTVVVASQEAIRTVPSSLLEASYGLGATKWQTMYQIVLPVALPGIVTGCTLAVSRAIGEAAPLLVIGALAFANYVPFSMFDRFTVLPIQIFNWMSRPQEEFQYVAAAGMIVLLGLLLFINIFVLWLRNRK; encoded by the coding sequence ATGCGAATGTTAAACCATAAAAAAATACAAGAAAATATGGCATCGCGTTTTTTAAAGGATCGGATTTACAAGTGTTTGTTTTATATAGCAATTTTATTTTCAGTAGTAATACTTTTTATATTGCTTTTTCAAATTTTTGAAAAAGGTATAAGTTATCTTTCAATAGATTTCTTTACAAACTTCGCCTCACGTAATCCGAGAGAAGCTGGGATTGTCGCTGCTTTGTCAGGAACAATACTATTTATGAGCATTGTTATACCGGTCTCTTTTATATTTGGAGTCGGAACAGCTCTTTATTTAGAGCATTATGCGAAGGAGTCCGTTTTTAAAAAGTTAATTGAATTAAATAATCAAACATTAGCAGGGGTACCTTCCGTTGTGTTTGGTTTACTCGGGTTAACTATTTTCGTATACGCTCTCCATTTAGGAGAGAGCATAATGGCAGCGGCACTGACGATGAGTTTACTCGTCTTACCAACTGTTGTTGTAGCTAGTCAAGAAGCGATTCGAACTGTGCCGAGCTCATTACTAGAGGCTTCTTACGGATTAGGTGCTACGAAGTGGCAAACGATGTATCAAATTGTATTGCCAGTAGCTTTACCAGGGATTGTAACGGGATGTACGTTAGCGGTATCGAGAGCAATTGGTGAGGCTGCACCATTATTAGTCATTGGGGCTCTTGCCTTTGCAAATTATGTTCCGTTCAGTATGTTTGATAGATTTACGGTTTTACCAATTCAAATTTTTAATTGGATGAGTAGACCACAAGAAGAATTTCAGTATGTAGCAGCAGCTGGGATGATTGTTTTGTTAGGGTTGCTGCTCTTTATAAATATATTTGTCTTATGGTTACGAAATCGAAAATAA
- the pstC gene encoding phosphate ABC transporter permease subunit PstC, with protein sequence MAHNDKSQITFSVQHLIERNTNRRKKTQRINRIVPLILKVIASVSIVTTLGIIITLANETIMFFQKISLYSFLTEKEWLPFFEDPKFGILPLICGTILVTAISMFVAIPIGLGCAVFLSEYASNGARKILKPLLELLAGIPTIVYGFFALTVVTPLLQRVIPDLQFFNAISPGIVIGFMMIPTIASLSEDAMRAVEKGIKEASLALGATRFEMVKQVVFPSAFTGIMAAIILAASRAIGETMIVVIAAGSTPNVSIDPTHSIQTLTAYIVQVSLGDAPHGTITYYSMYAVGATLFMFTFMMNIISQYIMRRFRRVT encoded by the coding sequence TTGGCTCATAATGACAAAAGTCAAATTACATTTTCTGTACAACATTTGATTGAGAGAAATACAAATAGAAGAAAAAAAACGCAGCGAATCAATCGAATTGTTCCGTTAATACTAAAAGTCATTGCTAGCGTGTCCATTGTAACGACACTTGGAATTATTATTACGTTGGCAAATGAAACAATTATGTTTTTTCAAAAGATATCATTGTATTCTTTTTTGACAGAGAAAGAATGGTTACCTTTTTTTGAAGATCCGAAATTCGGTATATTACCACTTATATGTGGAACAATCCTTGTAACAGCAATTTCCATGTTCGTAGCAATTCCTATTGGTTTAGGTTGTGCCGTGTTTTTAAGCGAATACGCTTCGAATGGCGCTCGGAAAATATTAAAACCGTTGTTAGAGCTACTTGCCGGCATCCCGACAATTGTATATGGTTTTTTCGCGTTAACAGTTGTCACACCACTTTTACAACGCGTTATACCAGATTTGCAGTTTTTTAATGCTATTAGTCCGGGTATTGTTATAGGGTTCATGATGATCCCGACGATTGCGTCTCTCTCTGAAGATGCGATGAGAGCTGTAGAAAAAGGAATTAAAGAAGCCTCATTAGCGCTAGGAGCGACTCGTTTTGAGATGGTAAAACAAGTGGTGTTTCCATCGGCTTTTACGGGCATAATGGCAGCGATTATATTAGCAGCTTCCAGGGCGATTGGTGAAACGATGATTGTTGTTATTGCAGCTGGATCCACACCTAATGTATCGATAGATCCGACTCATTCTATTCAAACATTAACAGCCTATATTGTACAAGTGAGTTTAGGTGATGCTCCGCACGGAACGATTACTTATTACAGCATGTATGCTGTAGGTGCAACGCTATTTATGTTTACTTTTATGATGAATATCATTTCGCAATATATTATGCGCCGTTTTAGGAGGGTGACATAA
- a CDS encoding PstS family phosphate ABC transporter substrate-binding protein: MKWMSTSIKVLTLSTCFLCFNMSTAFATNEMGEVRVDGSSTVFPIIEAVAEEYTKAHPNVKISISISGTGGGFNRFSKGEVDINNASRLMKPVEENEMQKNSIQFTPFEVAYDGLTIVVNRQNTWVNNMTIDELRLLWSENGRLKRWSQIHSSWPREQVKFYAPGVDSGTYDYFQNVVLQNNRLVKKVSLSEDDQVIMQGVMNDKNAIAFVGYAYYMANRDKVKAIQVDGVFPTKETIQSGMYKPLSRPLFTYVNHASIRNKINVENYVEFMIKHVGSLAEEVGYVKLPKEKYNEQLRMLTEIKR, encoded by the coding sequence GTGAAATGGATGAGCACATCGATTAAAGTTTTGACATTATCGACATGTTTCCTTTGTTTTAATATGTCTACTGCATTCGCTACAAATGAAATGGGAGAAGTGAGAGTTGATGGATCCTCAACGGTTTTTCCTATTATAGAGGCAGTAGCAGAGGAATATACAAAGGCCCATCCAAACGTGAAAATTTCTATTAGTATTTCTGGGACAGGAGGAGGATTTAATCGTTTCAGTAAAGGAGAAGTAGATATAAACAATGCTTCGAGATTGATGAAACCGGTAGAAGAAAATGAAATGCAGAAAAACTCCATTCAATTTACACCATTTGAGGTTGCTTATGATGGTCTAACGATTGTTGTGAATCGTCAAAATACGTGGGTAAACAATATGACGATAGACGAGTTACGTCTATTATGGAGTGAAAATGGAAGATTGAAACGATGGTCACAAATTCATTCATCATGGCCACGTGAACAAGTTAAATTTTATGCGCCAGGCGTAGACTCAGGTACTTATGATTATTTCCAAAATGTTGTCTTACAAAATAATCGCCTTGTAAAAAAGGTTTCTTTGTCTGAAGACGATCAAGTTATTATGCAAGGGGTAATGAATGATAAAAATGCCATTGCTTTTGTAGGATATGCTTATTATATGGCCAATCGAGATAAGGTAAAAGCAATACAGGTGGATGGTGTATTTCCAACGAAAGAGACCATTCAATCGGGTATGTATAAGCCCTTATCTAGGCCGCTATTTACGTATGTGAATCATGCATCTATCAGAAATAAAATTAATGTAGAAAATTATGTTGAGTTTATGATTAAGCATGTTGGAAGCCTTGCTGAAGAGGTCGGATATGTAAAATTACCAAAAGAAAAATATAATGAACAGCTGCGAATGTTAACAGAAATAAAAAGGTAA